The Actinomycetes bacterium genome contains the following window.
GACGGATTCCTCGACGGACTGGACGACGGCCTCGTACAGGGGGTCGATGGCGCCCCAGGGGAGGAACTGCAGGGTGCGGGTGCTGGCTCCGTTGAGGGTGGTGTCGTCGATGGAGCTGTCGAGCTGTCCGGCGTTGGCGGTGGTGAACGCGAGGAAGAGGTCGCCGGAGAAGTGGCTGCCGGTGGTGCCGGTGCGGGCCAGGCCGAGCGGGACACGGCGGGCGAGGGCTTTGCACTGGCCGGGGAGCAGGGGGGCGTCGGTGGCGACGACGACGATGCAGGAGCCGGCGCCGGCGGGGGCGAGCCAGTCGGTGTCCTCCATGGGGTTGTCGTCGGTGAGTTGGCGTCCGACGGGGCGGCCGGCGATGACGAGCTCGCGTCGGCCGCCGAAGTTGGCCTGGGTGAGCACCCCGACGGTGTAGGTGTGGTGGCCGAGCTGGACGCGGCGGGAGGCGGTGCCGGTGCCACCCTTGAAGGCGTAGCAGTTCATGCCGGTGCCACCGCCGACGGAGCCTTCGGCGAGGGGTCCGCTGGTGGCGTGGTCGAGGGCGTCGACGACGGTGTTGGGTTGGACGTGGGGGCCGTTGATGTCGTTGAGGTAGCCGTCCCAGGTCTCGGCGACGACGGGAAGGAGCCAGCGCTGGGCCAGGTGCGGGTGCCGG
Protein-coding sequences here:
- a CDS encoding P1 family peptidase, coding for MNPQNHSPAGEPRARGLGIPLDGEPGPWNAITDVPGVEVGYRTLIEGDGPLTPGAGPVRTGVTVVHPLGKDKAGVSVPAGWHSFNGNGEMTGTAWLDEAGALSLPVGLTNTHAVGPVHRGIIDWAVTRHPHLAQRWLLPVVAETWDGYLNDINGPHVQPNTVVDALDHATSGPLAEGSVGGGTGMNCYAFKGGTGTASRRVQLGHHTYTVGVLTQANFGGRRELVIAGRPVGRQLTDDNPMEDTDWLAPAGAGSCIVVVATDAPLLPGQCKALARRVPLGLARTGTTGSHFSGDLFLAFTTANAGQLDSSIDDTTLNGASTRTLQFLPWGAIDPLYEAVVQSVEESVLNVLAASRTMHGRDHHRSPGFPVERIAELVLG